The following coding sequences lie in one Candidatus Dadabacteria bacterium genomic window:
- the lepA gene encoding elongation factor 4 — METDLIRNFSIIAHVDHGKSTLADRLLEFTGTLSEREKTEQFLDNMEIERERGITIKAQAVRLKYKADDGRTYEFNLIDTPGHVDFSYEVSRSLIACEGALLVVDASQGVEAQTLAHAYLAADSGLEMIPVINKIDLPSAEPERVKKEIEDIVGISTEDAVLASAKDGTGTKEILESIVALVPPPKSPEDSRLKALIFDSWFDSYQGVVMLVRIYEGTVRLGMRIKLMATGKKYEVRKIGAFAPQAEELEQLTTGQVGFITASIKEIGEAGVGDTITDADSPIKNPLEGFKVIKPMVFSGLYPIDTGDYDRLKEGLEKLKLNDSSLVYEPETSLALGFGFRCGFLGLLHMEIVRERVEREFEVNLITTAPTVIYKAVYPGGRGVYVDNPSELPTGDRSARLQEPYVYVSVHTPSDYLGQIFELCEKRRGIQRNLSYVTENRAIIEYELPLAEIVYDFYDNLKSVTKGYASMDYEPAGYKDSDLIKLDILVNGNIVDALSIISHKDKAYERGRGLIGKLRSLIPRQLYEVAIQAAIGSRVIARESVKAMRKDVTSKCYGGDVTRKRKLLEKQKEGKKRMKQVGRVEIPQEAFLAVLKND, encoded by the coding sequence ATGGAAACAGACCTAATTCGAAATTTCTCCATAATAGCTCACGTCGATCACGGCAAATCAACTCTTGCCGACAGGCTTCTTGAGTTCACGGGCACCCTCAGCGAACGCGAGAAAACCGAGCAATTCCTCGACAACATGGAAATAGAAAGGGAGAGGGGAATAACCATAAAGGCCCAGGCGGTAAGGCTGAAGTACAAAGCCGATGACGGCAGAACCTATGAGTTCAACCTGATAGACACCCCCGGGCACGTCGATTTCAGCTACGAGGTTTCGCGGAGCCTCATAGCGTGCGAGGGAGCACTGCTTGTGGTTGACGCCTCCCAGGGAGTTGAGGCCCAGACGCTTGCCCACGCTTACCTGGCCGCTGATTCAGGGCTTGAGATGATACCCGTCATAAACAAGATAGACCTGCCTTCCGCCGAACCCGAGAGAGTGAAAAAAGAAATAGAGGATATAGTCGGAATCTCCACCGAGGACGCCGTTTTGGCAAGCGCCAAGGACGGAACCGGCACGAAGGAGATACTGGAATCAATCGTGGCGCTCGTACCGCCGCCTAAGAGCCCCGAGGACTCGAGGCTCAAAGCGCTCATATTCGACAGCTGGTTCGACTCATACCAAGGCGTCGTGATGCTGGTGAGGATATACGAGGGAACGGTAAGACTTGGCATGAGAATCAAGCTCATGGCAACTGGCAAAAAATACGAGGTGCGGAAGATAGGTGCGTTTGCTCCGCAGGCAGAGGAACTTGAGCAGCTCACGACGGGACAGGTCGGATTCATAACCGCCTCCATAAAGGAAATCGGGGAAGCTGGAGTCGGTGACACGATAACGGATGCCGATTCCCCCATCAAAAACCCCCTCGAGGGATTCAAGGTCATAAAGCCCATGGTCTTCAGCGGGCTCTACCCCATCGACACGGGAGATTACGACAGGCTCAAGGAAGGGCTCGAGAAGCTCAAGCTCAATGACTCGTCACTTGTTTACGAGCCCGAGACGTCATTGGCGCTTGGGTTCGGTTTCCGCTGCGGCTTCCTCGGGCTGCTACATATGGAAATCGTGCGGGAGAGGGTGGAGAGGGAATTCGAGGTAAATCTCATAACTACCGCGCCGACCGTCATTTACAAGGCCGTCTATCCGGGAGGAAGGGGGGTGTACGTCGACAATCCCAGCGAGCTTCCGACCGGCGACCGCTCGGCCCGGCTCCAGGAACCGTACGTGTACGTCTCCGTTCACACCCCTTCGGATTATCTGGGGCAGATATTCGAGCTCTGCGAGAAAAGAAGGGGCATACAGAGGAACCTAAGCTACGTGACTGAAAACAGGGCCATAATCGAATACGAACTTCCCCTCGCAGAAATAGTCTACGATTTTTACGACAATCTAAAATCCGTCACCAAGGGCTACGCCTCGATGGATTACGAACCCGCCGGATACAAGGACTCAGACCTCATAAAGCTCGATATCCTAGTTAACGGAAACATAGTCGATGCGCTCTCGATAATCTCCCACAAGGACAAGGCCTACGAGAGGGGGAGAGGACTTATAGGAAAACTCCGGTCGCTTATACCCCGCCAGCTCTACGAGGTAGCCATACAGGCCGCAATCGGAAGCAGGGTCATAGCCCGCGAATCCGTAAAGGCGATGAGGAAGGACGTTACTTCGAAGTGCTACGGGGGAGACGTCACCAGAAAAAGAAAACTTCTTGAGAAACAGAAAGAGGGAAAAAAGAGGATGAAGCAGGTAGGAAGGGTGGAGATACCGCAGGAAGCTTTTCTGGCCGTGCTTAAAAACGACTGA